One Agrococcus jenensis genomic region harbors:
- a CDS encoding autoinducer 2 ABC transporter substrate-binding protein → MKISRKIAGALALSAAAAVVLAGCTSRNEPGESAAPGASGGTEGASAEGLTIAFVPKLQGIPYFEAMNTGGQQAAEELGFEWLYQGPTTADAAAQADIVRSFIQQGVDVLFVAPNDPNSMAPLLEEAQAAGIHVATTDTDAPDSVREVFVNQASVEGIGQALTDTLLEAMGGSGKYAIVSCGETAANLNAWIEVQEEYTASEYPDAEIVDVVYAGEDQAMATQMATDLMNSNPDLTGLVGECTSSAPGVAQAVQDAGRTGEVFTVGLGTPQSMLPYLESGASSGSILWDVEALGYLTGWAGVQLANDGDLGDLSGVDNEALAEAEYDEASGVLLLGPPTVFTAENAGDYDY, encoded by the coding sequence ATGAAGATCTCACGCAAGATCGCGGGAGCACTGGCGCTCTCGGCGGCGGCTGCCGTCGTCCTCGCCGGCTGCACGTCGCGCAACGAGCCCGGCGAGTCCGCCGCACCCGGCGCCTCCGGCGGTACCGAGGGCGCGAGCGCCGAGGGCCTGACCATCGCGTTCGTCCCGAAGCTGCAGGGCATCCCCTACTTCGAGGCCATGAACACCGGTGGCCAGCAGGCCGCGGAGGAGCTCGGCTTCGAGTGGCTCTACCAGGGCCCGACCACCGCCGACGCGGCCGCGCAGGCCGACATCGTGCGCTCGTTCATCCAGCAGGGCGTCGACGTGCTCTTCGTGGCGCCGAACGACCCGAACTCGATGGCACCGCTGCTCGAGGAGGCCCAGGCGGCCGGCATCCACGTCGCCACGACCGACACCGACGCACCCGACTCGGTGCGCGAGGTCTTCGTCAACCAGGCATCGGTCGAGGGCATCGGCCAGGCGCTGACCGACACGCTGCTCGAGGCCATGGGCGGCTCGGGCAAGTACGCGATCGTCTCGTGCGGTGAGACCGCGGCGAACCTGAACGCGTGGATCGAGGTGCAGGAGGAGTACACCGCCTCGGAGTACCCCGACGCCGAGATCGTCGACGTCGTGTACGCCGGCGAGGACCAGGCCATGGCGACGCAGATGGCGACCGACCTCATGAACAGCAACCCGGACCTCACCGGCCTCGTCGGCGAGTGCACCTCGAGCGCACCGGGCGTCGCGCAGGCCGTGCAGGACGCCGGCCGCACGGGCGAGGTCTTCACGGTGGGCCTCGGCACGCCGCAGTCGATGCTGCCCTACCTCGAGTCGGGCGCGTCGAGCGGCTCGATCCTCTGGGACGTCGAGGCGCTGGGCTACCTCACCGGCTGGGCCGGCGTGCAGCTCGCGAACGACGGCGACCTGGGTGACCTGAGCGGCGTCGACAACGAGGCGCTCGCCGAGGCGGAGTACGACGAGGCGTCGGGCGTCCTGCTGCTCGGCCCGCCGACGGTCTTCACCGCCGAGAACGCCGGGGACTACGACTACTAG
- a CDS encoding sugar ABC transporter ATP-binding protein, translating to MTDTAQRTDPAPGQGPTPRLEMRDISKRYGGVRAIRHADITVRPGTVHALVGENGAGKSTLIKILAGAERPDTGTIAIDGHDVSIASTTDAIALGVQTVYQEPQLFPELTVAENFFVGREITRGPTIDWRAQAPRMLELLDTVGLDRSLASQPLGALSIAKQQQVSIAKALLEQASVLILDEPSAILTDAEIEVLFGVVRRLAADGVSIIYISHRLDELFRIADEVTIMRDGETVSSQPIGELTVREIAERMVGGEIAEGVHKEGEHGDLVLELEHLTLDGAFSDVSLSVRAGEVVGLYGLVGSGAAEVGEVVYGMRAASSGRMRAAGDDRHPATPSEAKRRGIRMVPANRSSQGSFSFQPIAFNITIGSLGLLGRLGWVSPKAERRISDDLIRRLAVKTPSGRQPIGAMSGGNAQKVVLARQIVEQPRLLVLAEPTQGVDVGAKEEIHRIIADLAERGTAVLVITTDLAEVQRIADRILVFRSGRVAHEFPPSASQASLLAAAAGAVDDPAAAQTATGQPVADLPGRPTPGEEPR from the coding sequence ATGACCGACACCGCCCAGCGCACCGACCCGGCACCGGGTCAGGGCCCGACGCCGAGGCTCGAGATGCGCGACATCTCCAAGCGCTACGGCGGCGTCCGCGCCATCCGCCACGCCGACATCACCGTGCGGCCCGGCACCGTCCACGCGCTCGTGGGCGAGAACGGCGCCGGCAAGTCGACGCTCATCAAGATCCTCGCGGGCGCGGAGCGCCCCGACACGGGCACGATCGCGATCGACGGCCATGACGTCTCGATCGCCTCGACGACCGACGCGATCGCGCTCGGCGTGCAGACGGTCTACCAGGAGCCGCAGCTCTTCCCCGAGCTGACGGTGGCCGAGAACTTCTTCGTCGGCCGCGAGATCACCCGCGGCCCCACCATCGACTGGCGCGCGCAGGCGCCCCGCATGCTCGAGCTGCTCGACACCGTCGGGCTCGACCGCTCGCTCGCCTCGCAGCCGCTCGGCGCGCTCTCGATCGCCAAGCAGCAGCAGGTGTCGATCGCGAAGGCGCTGCTGGAGCAGGCGAGCGTGCTCATCCTCGACGAGCCGAGCGCCATCCTCACCGACGCCGAGATCGAGGTGCTCTTCGGCGTCGTGCGGCGACTCGCCGCCGACGGCGTCTCGATCATCTACATCAGCCACCGGCTCGACGAGCTCTTCCGCATCGCCGACGAGGTCACCATCATGCGCGACGGCGAGACGGTCTCGTCGCAGCCGATCGGCGAGCTGACCGTCCGCGAGATCGCCGAGCGCATGGTCGGCGGCGAGATCGCCGAGGGCGTGCACAAGGAGGGCGAGCACGGCGACCTCGTGCTCGAGCTCGAGCACCTCACGCTCGACGGCGCCTTCTCGGACGTGTCGCTGTCGGTGCGCGCCGGCGAGGTCGTCGGCCTCTACGGGCTCGTCGGCTCCGGCGCGGCCGAGGTGGGCGAGGTCGTCTACGGCATGCGCGCCGCGAGCTCCGGCCGCATGCGCGCCGCGGGCGACGACCGGCACCCCGCGACGCCCTCCGAGGCGAAGCGCCGCGGCATCCGCATGGTGCCAGCCAACCGCTCGTCGCAGGGCTCGTTCTCGTTCCAGCCCATCGCCTTCAACATCACGATCGGCTCGCTCGGCCTGCTCGGCAGGCTGGGCTGGGTCTCGCCCAAGGCCGAGCGCCGCATCTCCGACGACCTCATCCGCCGCCTCGCCGTGAAGACGCCGTCGGGCCGCCAGCCCATCGGCGCCATGTCGGGCGGCAACGCCCAGAAGGTCGTCCTCGCGCGGCAGATCGTCGAGCAGCCCAGGCTGCTCGTGCTCGCCGAGCCGACGCAGGGCGTCGACGTCGGCGCCAAGGAGGAGATCCACCGCATCATCGCCGACCTCGCCGAGCGCGGCACCGCCGTGCTCGTCATCACGACCGACCTCGCCGAGGTGCAGCGGATCGCCGACCGCATCCTCGTGTTCCGGTCGGGCCGCGTCGCGCACGAGTTCCCGCCGAGCGCGAGCCAGGCCTCGCTGCTCGCCGCAGCCGCCGGCGCGGTCGACGACCCCGCCGCCGCGCAGACCGCGACCGGCCAGCCCGTCGCCGACCTGCCCGGTCGACCCACCCCTGGGGAGGAGCCCCGATGA
- a CDS encoding ABC transporter permease codes for MSTDTVAPAAAKPLSLRRILPPIVTGQEIVLLGVLVILWVLLGIFTPAFLTPASIGPLLVQVAPIALIGVGMTFVIITAGIDVSVAAMIMVSAVTTARMLVAFDIPAIAAVLVAIVIGAALGAINGFLIAYGRVHPIIITFGTANLFQWLGLRVFDSSTVNGIPSTLEFFGRGGAGSTLGVPHSFAIAVIAVAAAWWFLRYAKAGRNLYAIGGNQNAARLAGIKVQPRLVWVYVVTGALAGLAACMVIATGTATLDQSVGSGKELQVIAAVVIGGTSILGGRGSVVGTLLGAILVQTVVSGVTQLGWPTQLGFLFVGIFILVAVGTDLIRERTRRRA; via the coding sequence ATGAGCACCGACACCGTCGCGCCGGCCGCCGCGAAGCCGCTGAGCCTGCGGCGCATCCTGCCGCCCATCGTCACCGGGCAGGAGATCGTGCTGCTCGGCGTGCTCGTGATCCTGTGGGTGCTGCTCGGCATCTTCACGCCCGCGTTCCTCACGCCCGCATCGATCGGCCCGCTGCTCGTGCAGGTCGCGCCGATCGCACTCATCGGCGTCGGCATGACCTTCGTCATCATCACCGCGGGCATCGACGTCTCGGTGGCCGCGATGATCATGGTCTCCGCGGTCACGACCGCGCGGATGCTCGTCGCGTTCGACATCCCGGCGATCGCCGCCGTGCTGGTCGCGATCGTGATCGGCGCGGCGCTCGGCGCGATCAACGGCTTCCTCATCGCCTACGGGCGCGTGCATCCGATCATCATCACGTTCGGCACCGCGAACCTCTTCCAGTGGCTGGGCCTGCGGGTCTTCGACTCGTCGACCGTGAACGGCATCCCCTCGACGCTCGAGTTCTTCGGGCGCGGCGGTGCCGGCTCGACCCTCGGGGTGCCGCACTCGTTCGCGATCGCCGTGATCGCGGTCGCCGCCGCCTGGTGGTTCCTGCGCTACGCGAAGGCGGGCCGCAACCTCTACGCGATCGGCGGCAACCAGAACGCCGCGCGGCTCGCGGGCATCAAGGTGCAGCCGCGGCTCGTGTGGGTCTACGTCGTCACCGGCGCCCTCGCCGGCCTGGCCGCGTGCATGGTCATCGCGACCGGCACCGCGACGCTCGACCAGTCCGTCGGCTCCGGCAAGGAGCTGCAGGTCATCGCCGCCGTCGTGATCGGCGGCACGTCGATCCTCGGCGGCCGCGGCAGCGTCGTCGGCACGCTGCTCGGCGCGATCCTCGTGCAGACCGTCGTCTCCGGCGTCACCCAGCTCGGCTGGCCCACCCAGCTCGGCTTCCTCTTCGTCGGCATCTTCATCCTGGTGGCCGTCGGCACCGACCTGATCCGCGAGCGAACGAGGAGGCGCGCATGA